One window of the Gammaproteobacteria bacterium genome contains the following:
- a CDS encoding PilC/PilY family type IV pilus protein, with amino-acid sequence MQSRLMMFTSKQSKLLPVLLFSMLFFSLPILADDSDIYINNVQGSSTKPYVMFMLDYQTNLGSSACTSAGQCDSIAAYLPTLAAGQSYTKFDVLRAVLKKVLEPLGGLNIGLMMSHAHDQGCTGPLDSGCSGGGYVVQRFLEIQPDVFDASGNLVSRDTNKQAFHAKLNNIPIPGGTINHSFQAKELYWEFYRYLTAQGVWSGHLGYRDFGDRTVSTNLDDASIAGGLALRDMAAETNADGLYNTPGTYITPFRLVRNGNVVPDHCAKIFTVNFMFQTTSQDADTDTQIQATTGLNFGRTGGGGPGAAAFSSDDFQAYLNWLYTTDLIEPLAGKQNVTSFFIDSVPADNSADGYANAGGTSSAYEWSDDPEQLVKTLSNMFREILSVSTTFTAASVPVSVLNRAEIIDNVYIALFRADADGKPRWPGNLKKLRLDLADPNALLKDANNVNAVAQDGRIHYDALTYWTDPATLPPANPDRNEVAGRDGRSVARGGAGQKIPGFLGGDPGTTNAAGSRILYYEDTSDATTPVKALDAGTGSNVASDTYFQTNIGSLVDSTKYSYTDIALYMRGYDRSDDDGDNQVNEARPWMLGDPLHSRPLPINYGQSNGATVPDIRIFMGGNDGFMHQFKNTDSTGGQLGTEVWGYMPRLTMGIQQRLLYNQVGSHLYGVDGPPSGFVEYGTNGVPTTARIYFGLRRGGKGMYALDVTNPDSAPTKLWTIEKTSGGQFDELGLTFSAPRVSSLDGYINVTTDNTVVPNVVTRTAVAVFAGGYDVNKDTRAVVGSDDTEGNALYIVNAETGALIWKAVKGTSIGYDPTTKTFTHPQLTDSIPSTVTTADAYLNDGLLDRIYFGDTGGKIWRVDLHPAGSDYIALWPVASVGRHAEATPTNANDRRFFHRIDFVQFKDNTSPYDGIIVGSGDRTDPLSTDTNNAMFMIKDREIYPYMYGAPGLPTRTYIYGPAASSPPAAITTAQLGDVTNNCLQDASCGNNVPSLYYGWKMFLDAPGEKILATATTLAGHIYFTSYLPPVPDIDTNQTVIDCSPSEGEGRLYTVSMEDATAVIDYIVTTDGILTTADRHRDLSSAGIPAEVVYLTGDNIMAPDLSKAKVKTKLRWKTYWHPEEQ; translated from the coding sequence GCACCAGTGCCGGCCAGTGCGACAGTATTGCCGCTTACTTGCCGACCCTGGCAGCCGGTCAATCCTATACCAAGTTCGACGTCTTGCGCGCAGTGTTGAAAAAAGTACTGGAGCCCTTGGGTGGTTTGAATATCGGCCTGATGATGAGCCATGCCCATGACCAGGGTTGCACCGGCCCCCTGGATTCCGGCTGCAGTGGCGGTGGCTATGTGGTACAGCGCTTTTTGGAAATTCAGCCGGATGTTTTTGACGCAAGCGGCAACTTGGTTTCCCGTGACACCAACAAACAAGCCTTTCATGCCAAGCTTAACAATATCCCCATCCCCGGGGGAACGATTAATCACAGCTTTCAAGCCAAGGAATTGTACTGGGAATTCTATCGTTATCTGACGGCTCAAGGCGTGTGGAGCGGTCATTTGGGGTACCGGGATTTTGGTGACCGAACCGTAAGCACCAATCTCGATGACGCAAGCATTGCCGGCGGTCTGGCACTACGGGATATGGCAGCGGAAACCAATGCAGACGGACTTTACAACACGCCGGGCACCTACATCACCCCGTTCCGCCTGGTGCGTAACGGTAATGTGGTACCCGACCATTGCGCCAAGATTTTCACCGTTAACTTCATGTTTCAAACCACATCCCAGGATGCGGACACCGATACCCAAATTCAAGCTACCACGGGTTTGAATTTTGGGCGAACCGGTGGTGGCGGTCCCGGTGCAGCCGCTTTCAGCAGCGACGATTTTCAGGCCTATTTGAACTGGCTCTACACCACCGACCTGATCGAACCGTTGGCGGGTAAACAAAACGTCACATCCTTTTTTATTGATTCCGTACCAGCGGACAACAGCGCCGACGGTTATGCCAATGCCGGTGGTACTTCATCAGCCTATGAGTGGTCTGACGACCCGGAACAACTGGTAAAAACCCTGAGCAATATGTTCCGTGAAATACTCAGTGTCAGTACCACCTTTACCGCAGCATCAGTGCCGGTGAGCGTATTGAACCGGGCAGAAATCATCGACAATGTGTATATTGCACTGTTCCGCGCGGATGCCGACGGCAAACCCCGCTGGCCCGGTAACCTGAAAAAACTGCGCCTGGACCTGGCCGATCCCAACGCCTTGCTGAAAGACGCGAACAACGTTAATGCCGTCGCTCAGGACGGTCGCATCCACTATGACGCTTTAACTTACTGGACCGACCCAGCCACACTTCCACCCGCCAATCCGGACCGCAACGAAGTGGCTGGCCGTGACGGACGCTCTGTGGCCCGTGGTGGCGCCGGGCAGAAAATTCCGGGTTTTCTGGGTGGAGACCCGGGCACCACCAATGCGGCCGGAAGCCGCATCCTGTACTATGAGGATACCAGCGATGCCACCACGCCGGTGAAAGCACTGGATGCGGGCACAGGATCCAATGTAGCCAGTGACACCTATTTCCAAACCAATATCGGTTCATTGGTTGACAGCACCAAGTATAGCTACACTGATATTGCACTATACATGCGTGGTTACGACCGCTCCGATGACGACGGCGATAACCAAGTCAACGAGGCCCGTCCTTGGATGTTGGGGGACCCGCTGCACTCCCGCCCCTTGCCCATCAACTACGGTCAAAGCAATGGCGCCACCGTCCCGGATATTCGTATCTTCATGGGCGGCAACGACGGCTTTATGCACCAGTTTAAAAACACAGACAGCACCGGCGGCCAGCTGGGCACGGAAGTATGGGGCTATATGCCGCGCCTCACCATGGGCATCCAACAACGATTGCTCTATAACCAGGTAGGAAGTCATCTCTACGGTGTCGATGGTCCTCCCAGCGGCTTTGTTGAGTACGGCACCAATGGGGTGCCCACCACCGCCCGCATTTACTTCGGCTTACGCCGTGGCGGTAAGGGCATGTATGCCCTGGACGTCACCAATCCGGACAGTGCACCGACAAAACTCTGGACCATTGAAAAAACCAGCGGCGGTCAATTTGATGAACTGGGCTTGACCTTTTCAGCACCCAGAGTCAGTTCCCTGGACGGTTATATTAACGTTACTACAGACAATACCGTTGTACCCAACGTAGTGACACGCACTGCGGTGGCTGTCTTTGCCGGTGGTTATGACGTCAATAAAGACACCCGTGCCGTGGTGGGCTCCGACGATACAGAAGGCAATGCCCTGTACATCGTCAACGCGGAAACCGGCGCCTTGATTTGGAAGGCGGTTAAAGGGACGAGCATCGGCTACGACCCCACCACGAAAACGTTTACCCACCCGCAGCTAACCGACAGCATCCCCAGTACGGTAACCACAGCCGATGCCTACTTGAATGACGGTTTACTGGATCGGATTTACTTCGGTGATACCGGTGGCAAAATTTGGCGGGTGGATCTGCACCCGGCCGGTTCCGACTATATCGCACTATGGCCGGTGGCCAGCGTAGGTCGTCATGCCGAGGCCACTCCCACCAATGCAAACGACCGTCGCTTTTTCCATCGCATTGACTTTGTCCAGTTTAAAGACAACACCAGTCCCTATGATGGCATTATCGTCGGCTCCGGTGATCGTACCGATCCTTTAAGTACGGATACCAACAATGCCATGTTTATGATCAAAGACCGGGAGATTTATCCTTACATGTACGGAGCCCCCGGCTTGCCCACGCGGACTTACATCTATGGCCCAGCTGCGAGCAGCCCACCGGCGGCCATCACCACAGCTCAATTGGGTGATGTAACCAATAACTGCCTGCAGGATGCCAGCTGTGGCAACAATGTTCCCAGTCTGTATTACGGCTGGAAAATGTTTCTGGATGCACCGGGTGAAAAAATCCTGGCCACAGCCACCACCCTGGCCGGCCATATTTATTTCACTTCCTATTTGCCTCCGGTACCGGATATCGACACCAATCAGACCGTCATCGATTGCTCACCCAGCGAAGGTGAGGGTCGACTGTATACCGTGTCTATGGAAGACGCTACGGCGGTAATCGATTACATCGTTACTACGGACGGCATCTTGACCACGGCTGATCGGCACCGTGATTTAAGTTCCGCCGGTATTCCAGCC